A genomic region of Gimesia chilikensis contains the following coding sequences:
- a CDS encoding DUF2617 family protein, whose product MSVRSARPKVNDLIFRLIGRSIHPELYTTCASVDILQKDYAATLRVCETGHIASIQHKGHAVCEILTSFQNPLPSQKRLLEKPVRGCRSESVRLESGLYYQVSYQLEELDYVIFKNVHEEYLMDAQRADLAYHFISESRLTPGALSIIDYEANQNSLLIHAFHTFPDELAVVKTQSLFEF is encoded by the coding sequence ATGAGTGTCCGTTCCGCCAGACCGAAAGTAAACGATCTGATCTTTCGCTTAATAGGGCGCTCGATTCACCCGGAGCTCTACACCACCTGCGCCTCGGTTGACATTCTGCAGAAAGACTATGCAGCCACGCTGCGCGTCTGCGAAACCGGCCACATTGCCAGTATTCAGCACAAAGGCCACGCGGTCTGTGAGATTCTGACTTCGTTTCAGAATCCGCTGCCCAGCCAGAAACGACTGCTGGAAAAACCGGTGCGGGGCTGCCGTTCTGAATCCGTGCGGTTGGAGTCCGGCCTGTATTACCAGGTGAGCTATCAGCTTGAGGAACTGGATTACGTCATTTTCAAAAACGTACACGAAGAATATCTGATGGATGCCCAACGGGCCGACCTGGCGTATCATTTCATTTCGGAAAGTCGCCTGACCCCCGGTGCGTTAAGCATCATCGATTACGAAGCCAATCAGAACAGCCTGTTGATTCACGCCTTTCATACTTTCCCCGATGAATTGGCCGTGGTGAAGACGCAGTCGCTGTTCGAGTTCTGA
- a CDS encoding BlaI/MecI/CopY family transcriptional regulator, which yields MTERPALSKGEMEVARALWDLKQATVREVFETFPESRGIDFTTVQTYLRRLEQKGYIKARLEGRTRVYSPRIKPRTVIRETVDDLVDRLFAGEAFPLMQHLIEDRHVSRKDLDALKSLLDELTEERDGGNQS from the coding sequence ATGACGGAACGGCCCGCTTTATCAAAAGGCGAAATGGAAGTGGCCCGCGCCCTGTGGGATCTGAAACAGGCGACGGTCCGTGAAGTGTTTGAAACATTTCCCGAGTCGCGGGGCATCGATTTCACCACAGTGCAGACCTATCTGCGCAGACTGGAACAGAAGGGCTACATCAAGGCTCGACTGGAGGGGCGGACCCGCGTCTATTCCCCGCGGATCAAACCCCGTACTGTCATTCGCGAAACGGTTGACGACCTGGTCGACCGTCTGTTTGCCGGCGAGGCGTTCCCGCTGATGCAGCATCTGATTGAAGATCGCCACGTCAGCCGTAAAGATCTGGACGCGTTAAAATCATTGCTGGATGAGTTAACGGAGGAACGGGATGGCGGCAATCAGTCCTGA
- a CDS encoding CPBP family intramembrane glutamic endopeptidase, producing MTRKKNAPAETMTLESDSYWFEARQPLVCLVFLTPLLLIYELGVLSMGGSQPELIRNGADYWMRSWLSQLGLTQTFLLPCLIVGTLLVWHLCCKHPWKVSAETLVGMFAESLLFAFCLIVLGQVQDLVFQQLPSPVMMFIKQESASRVVSFVGAGVYEEVMFRLLLLPICYLLFRGMMLQARWSAVLAIISTSLIFSLAHYIGATGDQFSVFSFTFRTLAGLFFAGLFFLRGFGITVGAHATYDIIVGVMMLEITVE from the coding sequence ATGACACGTAAAAAGAACGCACCTGCAGAGACCATGACTCTGGAAAGTGACAGCTACTGGTTCGAAGCCCGGCAGCCCCTGGTCTGCCTGGTATTTCTGACGCCGCTGCTGCTGATCTATGAACTGGGTGTCCTCTCGATGGGAGGCAGTCAGCCGGAACTGATCCGCAATGGCGCGGATTACTGGATGCGGAGCTGGCTCTCACAACTGGGACTGACACAGACTTTTCTGCTGCCCTGCCTGATTGTGGGAACGCTGCTGGTCTGGCATCTCTGCTGTAAACATCCGTGGAAGGTCTCTGCCGAGACGCTGGTGGGGATGTTCGCGGAGAGTCTGTTGTTTGCCTTCTGTCTGATCGTGCTGGGACAGGTGCAGGATCTGGTCTTTCAGCAGTTACCCTCGCCGGTGATGATGTTTATCAAACAGGAATCAGCTTCACGCGTGGTCAGTTTTGTGGGAGCAGGCGTGTATGAAGAGGTGATGTTCCGGCTGTTGCTGCTGCCGATCTGTTATCTGCTGTTCCGGGGAATGATGCTGCAGGCCCGCTGGTCGGCGGTGCTGGCGATTATTTCCACGAGCCTGATCTTTTCCCTGGCGCATTACATTGGTGCCACCGGGGATCAGTTTTCGGTATTCAGCTTCACTTTCCGTACGCTGGCGGGGCTGTTCTTTGCCGGCCTGTTTTTTCTGCGGGGGTTTGGCATCACCGTAGGTGCGCACGCGACCTACGATATTATCGTGGGAGTGATGATGCTCGAGATTACAGTCGAGTAA
- a CDS encoding HD-GYP domain-containing protein: MNHSTRSLRWLTPTIRRERNEWEAFCARVNDAEPLPRNAAVLSALQNQFRELDQQNRELKIPALQQELKQLQARVNVILQRCRLYLDATAVRTLSASQLPHLTRILDFVQTELVYLRQQLLLSQTTVHYLKQLVLAAEDIWTQSYCNPNYLLNLIRKIKHDDAHLDDPGQLLFLSLRDMEAVAREQIAHPDILIYLRGLEVARCSYYVSRQIPAWRDSCDLLMMAGMLHDLGWLMLNPQLAKKADGRENQRNDERGEHPILGAALLGGLRGFPGDSYLSEVVAQHHERLDGTGYPRRLHTYHLGEHSRRMGVICRYLELKNDRRELTADGIRTCDGEELAFGAALQLYRETLQGEWDAKVSEQLFLALDKQLPEELHEADRHNDPFSLKRFQSYRPDAAHTELASPHFSLDPESRLKDSVTDHQTEI, translated from the coding sequence GTGAACCATTCCACCAGATCTCTTCGCTGGCTCACGCCGACCATCCGTCGGGAACGGAATGAGTGGGAGGCGTTTTGTGCCCGCGTGAATGATGCAGAACCGCTGCCGCGGAATGCGGCGGTCCTGTCTGCTCTGCAGAATCAGTTTCGCGAACTGGATCAACAGAACCGGGAACTGAAAATCCCCGCACTGCAACAGGAACTGAAACAACTGCAGGCGCGGGTGAATGTGATTCTGCAGCGGTGCAGACTGTATCTGGATGCGACCGCGGTTCGGACACTCTCTGCATCACAGTTGCCGCACCTCACACGGATTCTGGATTTCGTTCAGACCGAGCTGGTCTATTTGCGACAACAGCTGTTACTTTCACAGACGACGGTCCATTATCTCAAACAGCTGGTACTGGCGGCCGAAGATATCTGGACGCAGTCCTACTGTAACCCGAATTACCTGTTGAATCTGATTCGGAAGATTAAACACGACGATGCGCACCTGGACGATCCGGGGCAGTTGTTGTTTCTGTCGCTGCGGGATATGGAAGCGGTGGCTCGCGAGCAGATTGCCCATCCGGATATTCTGATCTATCTACGTGGGCTGGAAGTCGCGCGGTGCAGTTATTATGTGAGCCGCCAGATTCCGGCCTGGCGCGACAGCTGCGATCTGTTAATGATGGCCGGCATGCTGCACGACCTGGGTTGGCTGATGCTGAATCCCCAACTGGCGAAGAAAGCAGACGGCCGGGAGAATCAGAGAAATGACGAACGGGGCGAGCATCCGATTCTGGGAGCTGCTCTGTTGGGTGGCCTGCGGGGCTTTCCGGGAGACTCGTACCTGTCTGAGGTCGTGGCTCAGCATCACGAACGACTGGACGGAACCGGCTATCCACGTCGGCTGCATACCTATCACCTGGGCGAACATTCGCGGCGGATGGGAGTGATCTGCCGCTACCTCGAACTGAAAAACGATCGTCGCGAACTGACGGCCGACGGCATCCGTACCTGCGATGGGGAAGAGCTGGCCTTCGGGGCGGCTCTGCAACTGTATCGCGAAACCCTGCAGGGAGAATGGGATGCGAAGGTCTCGGAGCAACTGTTCCTGGCGCTGGATAAGCAACTTCCTGAAGAACTGCACGAGGCAGATCGACACAACGATCCCTTTTCACTGAAACGTTTTCAAAGTTATCGACCCGATGCGGCGCATACCGAACTGGCGTCGCCCCATTTTTCGCTGGATCCGGAATCCCGGTTAAAAGATTCTGTTACCGATCACCAGACTGAGATATGA
- a CDS encoding serine acetyltransferase, with the protein MATDFRQKERLPELTDRIVETYHEIGTIHHLGHCPLPSQDAVIEAAQELKDVIFPGYSRRQNLHMSNVTYHVGNIIDSLHDILTVQIGRALRHQHVQQHGADCEKLQQIDFEAEGQKRTIQFLETIPEIRRALATDVQAALDGDPAATCFDEIIFCYPGLEAITVYRLAHQLYRLNVPIIPRMLSEWAHSQTGIDIHPGATIGHSFFIDHGTGVVIGETCEIAENVKVYQGVTLGALSFPKDSEGRIIREQKRHPTIERGVVIYANATILGGDTVIGHDSVIGASVSLMKSVLPNTIVTIEKPSLRFREAS; encoded by the coding sequence ATGGCTACGGATTTTCGGCAAAAAGAACGGCTCCCTGAACTGACTGACCGGATCGTGGAAACCTACCACGAGATTGGCACCATTCATCATCTGGGGCATTGTCCGCTTCCCAGCCAGGACGCCGTGATTGAAGCCGCCCAGGAACTGAAAGACGTCATCTTTCCCGGATACAGTCGTCGTCAGAACCTGCACATGAGCAATGTGACATACCATGTGGGGAACATTATTGACTCCCTGCACGATATTCTCACCGTACAAATCGGCCGCGCACTGCGGCACCAGCATGTTCAGCAACACGGAGCCGACTGCGAGAAACTGCAGCAGATCGACTTCGAAGCAGAAGGACAGAAGAGAACGATTCAGTTTCTGGAAACCATTCCGGAAATCCGCCGCGCCCTGGCGACCGACGTCCAGGCGGCTCTCGACGGAGACCCCGCAGCGACCTGCTTCGATGAAATCATCTTCTGTTACCCCGGACTGGAAGCCATCACCGTTTACCGGCTCGCCCATCAGTTATACCGACTCAACGTACCCATCATTCCGCGTATGCTCTCGGAATGGGCTCACTCACAGACCGGGATTGATATTCACCCGGGTGCCACCATCGGCCACTCGTTCTTTATCGACCACGGTACCGGTGTCGTGATTGGCGAGACCTGTGAAATCGCCGAGAACGTGAAGGTCTACCAGGGGGTCACCCTCGGGGCACTCAGTTTCCCCAAAGACTCGGAGGGCCGCATCATTCGCGAACAGAAGCGTCACCCCACCATCGAGCGGGGCGTTGTGATTTACGCGAATGCCACCATCCTGGGAGGCGATACTGTGATCGGCCACGACTCCGTGATTGGCGCCAGTGTCTCGCTGATGAAGAGCGTGCTGCCCAATACGATCGTCACCATCGAAAAGCCGTCACTGCGGTTCCGCGAGGCTTCCTGA
- the bioD gene encoding dethiobiotin synthase: MDVFPLQIPGLMVVGTDTGVGKSYISAAIARQLTSEGVRTGAYKPACSGSVIDESTGQPYWEDVKLLRQAIGGTDLPPERICPQTFHAPLAPPVAAAKEGRRIDEALLLEGVRWWKSQAEFLIVEGVGGVLCPLSSQQLIVDFAEKLKYPLLIVARAGLGTINHSLLTIEALQQRGLKIAGLILNDVDPELSDESRLSNAEQIQLWTSVPVLSFVPFDWQSNLLRYQSQDRIDWRQVSQDLL; encoded by the coding sequence GTGGACGTTTTTCCATTACAGATCCCCGGTTTGATGGTCGTCGGCACCGATACCGGCGTCGGCAAAAGCTACATTTCCGCTGCCATAGCCCGGCAATTGACCTCAGAAGGGGTTCGCACCGGGGCCTACAAACCAGCGTGCAGCGGCAGTGTCATCGACGAATCGACGGGCCAGCCTTACTGGGAAGACGTCAAACTCCTGCGGCAGGCCATCGGCGGTACCGACCTGCCCCCTGAACGGATCTGCCCGCAAACCTTTCACGCCCCGCTGGCCCCACCGGTAGCCGCAGCAAAAGAGGGCCGTCGCATCGACGAAGCTCTGCTCCTGGAAGGAGTTCGCTGGTGGAAGTCTCAAGCCGAGTTCCTGATCGTCGAAGGGGTGGGAGGCGTGCTCTGCCCTCTCTCCTCTCAGCAGCTGATTGTGGATTTCGCAGAGAAACTGAAATATCCCCTGCTGATCGTAGCCCGCGCCGGTCTGGGCACCATCAACCACAGCCTGCTGACGATTGAAGCCCTGCAACAGCGCGGCCTGAAGATCGCCGGCCTGATCCTGAATGACGTCGACCCCGAACTCAGCGACGAATCTCGGCTCTCCAACGCCGAACAGATCCAGTTGTGGACAAGCGTGCCTGTTTTGTCTTTTGTCCCCTTTGACTGGCAATCAAACTTGCTTCGGTACCAGAGTCAGGACAGAATAGACTGGAGACAAGTGTCGCAGGATCTCCTCTGA
- a CDS encoding FHA domain-containing protein, with amino-acid sequence MVLESSPQHSLEIVKGKTRFPMRPLQGDRLTIGAGTCCGLQLSGQSMPILHSVVHIAEGEVTIEALAPQPRLLLNGIPHQTSVLADGDVITIGPIEFVFRQGQHSQPAMSISRAGLSGSPAETSAPITPDKRDHSMTNETILKDLSASELVDLIEQDVQMIEQYESRREQGAAALLSQVHQLKDEPEHDQLSVEEQSDLMADLETMMEELTRFSAELQLRADQLTSRERQYEAAAASLLETQEKLASQLDTTLDHVGSLRDDRKEDGGSHRAIA; translated from the coding sequence GTGGTCTTAGAATCTTCCCCCCAGCATTCTCTGGAAATTGTCAAAGGGAAAACCCGGTTTCCCATGCGACCTCTCCAGGGAGACCGTCTGACAATTGGCGCGGGCACCTGTTGCGGTCTGCAGCTTTCCGGTCAGTCGATGCCAATTCTGCATTCGGTAGTCCATATTGCAGAGGGCGAAGTCACCATCGAGGCACTTGCTCCTCAACCCAGACTGTTACTCAATGGGATTCCGCATCAGACGTCAGTACTGGCTGACGGTGATGTGATCACCATCGGTCCCATTGAATTTGTGTTTCGACAGGGTCAGCATTCCCAGCCAGCCATGAGCATTTCCCGCGCAGGATTATCTGGCTCGCCTGCTGAGACGAGCGCTCCCATCACCCCAGATAAAAGAGATCACTCAATGACGAATGAAACAATTCTCAAGGACCTGTCCGCATCTGAACTGGTCGACCTGATCGAACAGGACGTACAGATGATCGAGCAGTATGAGTCCCGGAGAGAGCAGGGAGCCGCTGCCCTGCTGTCACAGGTACATCAACTGAAAGACGAACCGGAGCATGACCAGCTGTCTGTTGAGGAACAGTCGGACCTGATGGCTGACCTGGAAACGATGATGGAAGAGCTGACACGGTTCTCGGCAGAACTCCAGCTGCGTGCGGATCAGCTGACCAGCCGCGAGCGTCAGTATGAAGCTGCTGCTGCTTCCCTGCTGGAAACACAGGAGAAGCTGGCATCTCAGTTGGATACGACCCTGGATCACGTCGGTTCGCTCCGGGATGATCGGAAAGAAGATGGCGGTTCCCACCGGGCCATCGCTTAA